Below is a genomic region from Pseudobacteroides sp..
ATAGAACCTTGCTCTTAGGTAATACTGCCCTGTAACCTGATCATATTGCTCACCAGCATACCGGAATCTATTCTGCACTTTCTCAACAGCTTCAACTGTATTACCAAATGCATCATACTGATACTTATTTATCATTGTACCGCTTGCGTCTGTAAGGCCTACCACATCACCGTGAGCATTATTCACATAATAATAACCCCTACCCGTAACTTCCTTATGTGCAAGTATCTCATGCCCTCTGATGGTAGAATGCTTGAGACTCCCGCTGCCATCTAACTCCGACACAACATCTGTTCCACTAAACACAAATCTACTGACATTACCGTTTTCCTGAATCTCATACCTTAAGCCTTCCGGATCGTATACATTCTTAATAAATCCTCCGCCAGAACTCTGTATTGATGCAGTCCTGTTGAAGCAATCGTAGGTATACTTGGTAACTCCCTTCCTGCCGCTTTCCTGAATCAAGTTGCCATGAGGATCATACTGGTAAATAGTATGTGCAGCTCCTTCAACCTTTTCTACCAACCTGTTCCTCTTGTCATAGCTGTATTCTTCCTTGACATTACCCTTTGTTCTACTTATCCTGTTTCCAGCAAAGTCATATGTAAATATCTCTTTAACACCAGGATAAACTACTCTTTCCAATCTGTTGAGCTTATCATAGAAGAATCTTGTGGCACTTCCATTCTCAACTCTCTCAATCTGGTTTCCGTTATTATCATAGGAATATTCGTGTGAAATTATTTCTTCACCAGCCTTGTTCCTTGATATAATGGATATTACGTTTTTATCCTCATCATAGCTGTATTCTATTGTTGTACCATTACCGTAACATATTGAAGCTATAGTGTTATCAAGATTGTAGGTATATTGAGCTTCCTTTTGTGCTGCATCCCATACCTCTGAAAGTCTTCCAAGTTCATCATACTTATAAGTTGTCAGTTTTCCTGAGATGTCTTTGAGTTCAACTAAGTTGCCGTCCTTGTCATATCTGTAATTTAGGATAGCCTTTCCGTTTAACCTCTTGGATTTTAATTTCAAGTCCGAAGTATACTCATAGTAATAGTTAACAGCACCATTTACAGCAGCCTTCAGGCTTCCATCCAGATTGTAGGCATACTCTTCCCGATATCCTGATGCCATATCCCTTTTTAATATAATGCTGTCATCCTGGTTATATATAAATTCACTTATCTTTCTGTTCCTATCGACCTTGCGAGTTAATCTTCCCTGCAGATCATATTTGAAGGAGATAACATCTCCTGCAGGATCCACAATCTGGGAAAGCTTATTTAAGCTATTAAATATATATTCGGTAGTGTTTCCGTTTCCGTCTGTAGCACTTATAATATTTCCAGCGTGGTCATAGATGTACTTTTCAATGCTTCCGTCAGCCTTCTCAACTTCAGTGACCCTGCCCCAAATATCAAGCTTGTGCTGAGTTAGGTTACCCTGGCCATCTTTAATTCCTGTTATATTACCCATTGCATCATAAGTATACTCCTGTGCTGCAATTCCCCTTTGTTTTGCACCAGGTGTCGATATTTCTTTTATTCTTCCGCCGATATCATATTTGTATTCCGCAGAGTGCATTGTAGCATCCATTTTCTCAACAAGCTCGCCCGTACCGTTGAATTTTCTCTTTTCAACAACGTTACCAAGAGCGTCAACTACCTCTGTCAGCCTATTGAGGCTGTCATATGTGAAGGACATGCCTATTCCGTCATCTGTTTTAGGATCATAGTTTTTAGGTGATACACGCTTAATGATATTGCCTGAATCATCATAAAACAGCCTTGTGATACCGCCTTCCTTGTCAGTAACTCTGATCCTCCTGTTCATACTGTCGTATTCATACTTTATTGAATTGCCATTACAGTCTGTTTCTCTTATAATGTTACCTGCTTTATCGTATTCATAGGCAGTGGTTCTAGCTTCATTTTTACCTAAAAGCTTACTGACTTCTGTGATCCTACCTGCCTTATCATAGCTTAGCAGAGTCTTATAACCAAGGGGAGTTGTAACACTGATTAGGTTATAGTTACCGTCATAATTGTAAAGAGTATGGGAAATAGCCTTTCCATCTACCTTTTCAACAAGATCGTCCCCATCTATTTCTTCAGTCTTCTTTTCCAATAATCCTACACTATTGTATCTGTATCTTATTATCTTACTCTTTTTATCGTTTATTTTTATTATCTCAGTGGTTCTGTTGCCAAGGCAGTCATAGGAATATTGAATTCTTGCTCCAGTGGAGTCTGAAACCCCAACTATACGATTGTTTTTGTCATAAATATAGCTGATGGTATTCCACTCTTCAGGATATTTCTTATCATCCACATATTCCCGAGATACCTTCTCTTCTGTTCTCCTGCCTGATTTATCATAGCTGTACAGGGTTATATTATATTGTTCCTTTGAGTCTTTTTCATCAACAGGGACCCTCTTCTCAAGAAGCCACCCTGCTGTATTATATTTATAAATGGTCGCGTAACCCTTAGCGTTAACTTCTTTAACCAGTCTGCCGTCACCATCGTATTCAAAGGTTTTCACCGTATTACCCTCAGGATCCCTGATAAGTGTAAGCCTGTTAAGCTCATCATATTCATATTCGCTTCCTGATCCATCGTCGGTATAAGAATCATATTTTCCAGGTTCAATAGTTTTTATAATATTCCCTGCAGGATCGTACTTTGTCCTTCCAACTCCCCCTGTAGGATAGAGTTCTTTCACCCTTCTCTGGCTTTGATCATATTGATACTCTATACCAATTCCATCGCTGGTGTCTTTATTGTAAAAGTTTGGGTTGATTTCTTTAACCACATTTCCATGGATATCATACTTTAATGCCATTACATTCTTTAACGGATCTATGGTTTTAACAAGCCTATCCATGTCA
It encodes:
- a CDS encoding DUF6531 domain-containing protein produces the protein MNWKSTKISKPDLEKLRAGKLEQEDKNKKKKVLSKGSNNGKKSKSPKNKNQAAKNVCTSGDPVNVVTGSFYIDATDLYIEDRGINLEVKRKYNSTDESVGPMGKGWTFEVESRIERRGDELTLVYPDGSVKEYEKKEGIWINVSDDDESDKLTELDAGEFLLNNIDKKTFKFDKNGKLISISDKNNNTLKVSYNHKGEIDTLITPGGKIITLTSSSGKILQITDNIGRTVKYKYAGDNLTEVTLPNGGTVKYTYEAGWITTVTDQNGVTYVKNEYDEKGRVTKQFDKNGNITEIIYNEDDKENVFIFHATNVIERYRYNEQNLLSERVYPDGTAEIYTYDIYGNKNSVTDRLGRTTEYVYDKDGYLLEKIYPNDYIISNYYDSFGNLIKTTTSGGSETLYLYDPYGNIIEEQVRIDDDVYSITCYSYDEYGRLTERVDPEGNLTEFEYKDHHTDKPTLIRDAEGNAFKYKYDKAGRMVSITTSYGTVEYTYNTINKITKKVDALGNVTLMEYDLMGNLVKKILPDSKDTGIGYEFYYDDMDRLVKTIDPLKNVMALKYDIHGNVVKEINPNFYNKDTSDGIGIEYQYDQSQRRVKELYPTGGVGRTKYDPAGNIIKTIEPGKYDSYTDDGSGSEYEYDELNRLTLIRDPEGNTVKTFEYDGDGRLVKEVNAKGYATIYKYNTAGWLLEKRVPVDEKDSKEQYNITLYSYDKSGRRTEEKVSREYVDDKKYPEEWNTISYIYDKNNRIVGVSDSTGARIQYSYDCLGNRTTEIIKINDKKSKIIRYRYNSVGLLEKKTEEIDGDDLVEKVDGKAISHTLYNYDGNYNLISVTTPLGYKTLLSYDKAGRITEVSKLLGKNEARTTAYEYDKAGNIIRETDCNGNSIKYEYDSMNRRIRVTDKEGGITRLFYDDSGNIIKRVSPKNYDPKTDDGIGMSFTYDSLNRLTEVVDALGNVVEKRKFNGTGELVEKMDATMHSAEYKYDIGGRIKEISTPGAKQRGIAAQEYTYDAMGNITGIKDGQGNLTQHKLDIWGRVTEVEKADGSIEKYIYDHAGNIISATDGNGNTTEYIFNSLNKLSQIVDPAGDVISFKYDLQGRLTRKVDRNRKISEFIYNQDDSIILKRDMASGYREEYAYNLDGSLKAAVNGAVNYYYEYTSDLKLKSKRLNGKAILNYRYDKDGNLVELKDISGKLTTYKYDELGRLSEVWDAAQKEAQYTYNLDNTIASICYGNGTTIEYSYDEDKNVISIISRNKAGEEIISHEYSYDNNGNQIERVENGSATRFFYDKLNRLERVVYPGVKEIFTYDFAGNRISRTKGNVKEEYSYDKRNRLVEKVEGAAHTIYQYDPHGNLIQESGRKGVTKYTYDCFNRTASIQSSGGGFIKNVYDPEGLRYEIQENGNVSRFVFSGTDVVSELDGSGSLKHSTIRGHEILAHKEVTGRGYYYVNNAHGDVVGLTDASGTMINKYQYDAFGNTVEAVEKVQNRFRYAGEQYDQVTGQYYLRARFY